The following is a genomic window from Acidobacteriota bacterium.
GTGAACTCACCGGTGCTGAAATTGGGGCCGGCCCACAGCCGCGGCAGGCTGATGCGCACCGCGTCATAGGTGAACTTGCGATTCGCCGCCGAGCCCTGGAACAGGATGCCGGAGCCGTTGTCGCGGTCGATGTAGCGGATCTTGCCGATGGTGAAGGGGTCGAACATGCCGAAGTCGTTGGAGCCGATGGTCACCGTGTCCACCCACTTGTAACCGGGGGTGATGGTGGCCGTCAGACCGCGGAACTTGACGTATTGGGCGGAACGGGGATCGAACTCGCCGCAGTCACCGCCGACGCAGTCCCCGGACCCCGGCTCGCCGCCGTCGGGATTGCCGAAGCCCCCAAAGTTGGTCCAGAAATTCTGCGTGAAGCGGGCCTTCAGACGGCCGCTGATCTCCACCTTCTTGGAAGGCTTGGCGTGCAGCAGGAGCTCCAGCTCCGTGCCCTGGCCATTGTCACCAAACCCCTCGCCGGGGATGGTGGTGAAGTTGTAGAGGGATCCATCGAAGCGCTGGGTGCCCCACAGCCACTTCGTGTAATTGACCCCGGTGAAGGACAGCTTCTCGGTATCCGCGGCCATCGCCGAGGGGGTCACGAGGGTGAGGATCATGGCTGCCGCCAGGACCAGCACCACTACTTGCAAACTCTTTCTCATGATGAAGAGACTCCTTACTTCTCAGAGACTGAATCGAGGATCGCGAGATCCCGATGGAAAAATCCCAAATTCCAAGTCCGGTACCCACGGGCCGCTATGACCGTGGGCACCGGTGGTGAGGCCTCGACTTATTGGCGCATCATCTTGAGCACCGCCATCTCCTCGGCGGTACCGTCGGCGGCGCATTTGTACTTCAGCTGATCGGCGTCCCCGAGGACGTCGATGGCGTGGGGATCACAGTCGTAGTCGGTGCCGCCGCCGAAGCGGTGCTGGCCCTCGAACTCGTTGACCTTGCGGGTGAGCAGATCCCCCTCCGCAGGGAAGCCCTCGTTGGACTGCATGACCACCTGGTAGCCCCAGGTCGCCGGATCGCCCTCACCGATTTCCGCCAGCTTGACCTGACCGCTGATGCTGCGGCCACCGCCGGAGGTGCGGCTGGGCACGATGATGTCCTCCGCCATACCGGCGGCCTTGGCTTCCACCTCTTGCTTGACCCGAGCGAAGGGCTGGGGCGAGAGGATGATCACCTTGTCCCAGGCGTCGCTGGGGCCGAAGGTCACGTTGAGGCCCGGAGGGGAGTCGGTATGACCACTGCCCTCTTTGCCGTCGGTGTCGATGAAGATGAACACCATCTGGATCGAGAACCCGGTGTCCATACCCCAGGGATCCTCGACGTTGCCGTTCACCGACACCTCGAAGGTGGCCCGCTTGCCCTTGGTCTCGACCTTGAGCTCGGTGAGATCGAAGGAGCCACGGGTATAGACCGCGTCGGTGGGATAGACGTAGTCCCCCGGCCCATGATCGTCGCCGGTGGGATCGGAGAAGGTCACGTCGGCCAGCGCACTGCCGGCCGGGATCAAACAGGCGATCAATGCGATCACCAGAGCGGACATCCATCGTTTCTGCATTCCACACCTCCTGATAGTTCGTGGTTCCCGAAATTTCTATAGGTTCCAGTCCATTGCCGTACGGTTTCGCCCCATCGCCTGCTCAGCCTTTGACGGCGCCGGCGGTGAGGCCCGAGATCAGATATTTCTGCAGGAACATGAAGAGCACCACCACCGGCACCGCGGCGACGATGGAGCCGGCGGCGAAATAGCCCCACTGCTGCTCGGCGTAGCCGCCGACGAAGAAGCGCAGCCCCACCGGAGCGGTGTACATCATCTCGTTGTCCAGGAAGGTCAGGGCGAGGATGAACTCGTTCCAGGCGGTCATGAAGGAGAACAGCGCCGTCACCGCCACCGCCGGCTTGGCCAGCGGCAGGATGATGCGCACGAAGATGGTGGTGGTGGACGCCCCGTCCACCAGCGCGCTCTCCTCCAGCTCCCGGGGGATAGTGTCGAAATAGCCCTTGAGCATCCAGACGCAGAATGGGATGGCGGTGGTGGAGTACACCAGGATCAACCCGATATAGCTCGATCCCAGACCCAGCCACTGGACGATAATGATGTACAGCGGCACCAGGGTCAGCACGCCGGGGAACATCTGGGACACCAGGAAGGACATCAGGCCCACCCGGCGGCCGGGGAATTTGAACCGCGAGAAGGCGTAGCCGGCGGTGCAGGCCAGGAAGACTCCCACCACGGTGGTGGCGCCGGCCACCACGATGCTGTTGAACATCCAGCGGGCGAAGGGCTGATCGGCGAAGAGGGAGACGAAGTTGGAAACCGTCACCGTCTCCGGCCAGGGCAGAATGGCCCGCAGCCGATCCAGCAGCGTGGGTTCCGGCGGCAGGCTGATGAAGGCCAGATTCTGCTGACCGGAAAAGGCCACGGTGAACACCCACAGGATGGGGTACACCGTCACTCCCACCATCAACAGGAGGAAGCAGTGCAGGGGCCAGTGAGGAATCTCGTCCTTGCCGCGCCTCATACGCCCTCCGTTGCTCCGGTGACCCGGTTCTGCCACACGCCGTAGACCAACAAGATCATGAAGATCACCGTGGCGTAGGCCGCGGCGTAGCCGTATTGGTACTGCTCGAAGGCGATCTTGTAGGCCTCGGTGATGAGAATCTCGGTGGCGCCGCCGGGCTGCCCCTCGGAGACCAGGTAGATGATGTTGAACTGGTTGAAGGTCCACACCACCGACAGGATGATGGCCGGCACCAGCGCCGGTTTGAGGGACGGCAGGGTGACCAGCCGGAACTGCTGCCAGCGGCTGGCACCGTCCACCCGCGCCGCCTCATAGAGATCCGACGGGATCGACTGCAGAGCGCCCAGGGAGACCACCATCATGAACGGGAAGCTCAGCCAGCCGTTGGTGGTGAGCACCGTGATGTAAGCGGTGAGGGGCGAGTCGAACCATGCCACCGGCTCGCCGCCGAACATCTGCACCACCTGGTTGATGACGCCGAATTGCTGGTGGAACATGCCCTTCCAGATCAGCGCGGTGATGTAGTTGGGCACCGCCCAGGGCAGGATCAGCAGCACCCGGTAGATCGGCCGGAAGGCCAACCCCTTGGTGTTGAGGATCAGCGCCAGGATCAGGCCGACGCTAACGCCGATGGTGACGTTGGTCACCGTCCAGATGATGGTGAAGATCAGCGTCCAGTAGAAGTTCTGATACTCCCAGGTGCGCTGGCCGTCCACCACGCTCACCAGATCGAAGTCGGTGAGGATGTCGATGTAATTCTCGAAGCCGATCCAGATTTGGTAGAGCGGCTGGTCCAGGTTGTAGAGGGTCTGGCCGGTGAACGACAGGGTGATGCCGTAGAAGAATGGGAAGAAGACCAGCACCAACATGCCCAGGAGCGCCGGCAGGACAAAGAGATAGGCCTCCCGATGCAGCATCAGGGTATGTCCCAACCGCAGAGCACCACCGAGGCCGACGAACGCCGCCAGCCCGAAACCCAGCAGAGCGAGCAGTGCAAAGACGCTGGTGAAGCGCTTGCGGACCGGTGAGAAGGCAGCATCCACCGCCGCGGTGTCGATGACGCCGCCCTGGATGATGCCGCGAGCCTGACGGAACCGGTCGATATCCCAGGTCGCGGGATCGACGGCATCGGCGTCCACCAGCGACGGCGGGAGGGAGGCGCCGAAATGCTGCGCCGCCGCCGCCAGGGACTCCTGTACCGTCCCTTCCGCCAGCTGGCGATCGCTGCCCAAGGCCCCGAGCATGTAAATCGTGAAGCCCGCCAAGGCCACCGCCGCCAGAACCGCCGCCAGGGCTTGGGGCAACCGGCCGCGCCGGCGCAGCGGGAAGGCCACCATCATGAAGACGATCACCGCCAACAGAACGCAGGCCACCGCGGTAGGCGCCACGCTCGGCAAGACCGGCCCTTCGGCATCGGTGACCATCAGCACCACGCCGCTGACCTCTCCCTGCGGGTCCTCCAGCGGCGCCGCCAGGGCCAGACCCCGGTCCTCCCGGCGTTCGATGCTCACCTCTTCCTTCCACAGCCGCTGGTCGTCGCGGTTGGTCTGCACCGCCGCCCGCAGCTCCCGGCCGAGGTCGTACCAGATCTTGTGCTGCGGATCCTCGCGGGTCAGGCGGGCGGGCAAGTCCTGCTCGACGGCGCCCTCCCCCGCCGCCGCCAACAGCATGCGGTCATCGATGTCCACCACCCGGGCGGTGCGCACCGTCTCGCTGGCGGCGACATAGCGAGCCACCAGCGCCTGGACGTCCGCCGCCGGCTCCGCCTCCTCCTCGAGGGTGCCGGACTCTTCATCCACCCCGGCGAAGAAACCGCCGCCGGACTCCTCGGCTTCCTCCGACTCCTCCGCCATCTCCTCTTCGACGCCGGCGAAAAAGCCGCCACCGCCGTCTCCACCGTCGTCGGAGCTCTCCTCCCCGCCGGCGGTGGCCCGCTGCACCAGATCCGTCAGCGCCGAAAGGTGAATCAGGCTGCTCTGGCGCTCCGCCGCCCGCACCGTTGCCTGGCGGCCGGCGCTGCCGAGCCAGGCGATCAGCCCGATGCCCACCGCCAACCCGACCAAAAGGCCGAGGGCGAGGAGGCGCACTCGGCGCGTCGCCGCCCCAGGGCCCGTGTCGGAGCTGAGCTTGTCTCGACTCATGGTGCATCTCCCCGCCGCCGGGACCGAGGACTGCGGAACCTCCTCCGCAGCCTGCCCCCGGCGGCGCCGGCGATCATTGACGCAGCTTCTCGATGCGCTCCTGGACCTCTTCCTGGGCGGTATCCAGGGCGGCCTTGGGGCTGGCGGTCTGCTTGACCACCTTGTTCATGGCGGTGGTGACCGGCGACCACATCATGGTCATCTCGGCGTAGTTGGGCATGGGAACGGCGTTGTCCACCTGCTGGCGGAAGGCCTGGAGCACCGGGTCTTTGCGCACCGCGGGATCCCCATAGACCTGGACGTTGGCCGGAGTCTGACGGCCTTGGAGGGCCATCACCTTCGCCGCCTCGGCACCGGTGAAATATTGGACGAACTCGTAGGCCTCATCCTTGTGCTTCGAGGGCTGGGCGATGTAGGCGCCCTCGACGGTGATCCACGGCTTCATCGGCGTGCCGCCGGCTTCGTCGATCTTCGGCAGCACCGCCAGGCCGTAGTCCACGTCGTCGTTGATCTCTCCCAGGAACCAGGGCCCGCTGAAGACCATCGCCGCCTTGCCCTCGTTGAACAGATTGGTGATCAAGGCCGTCGAAGGCTCCGCCGGCAGAATCCCGTCCTGCTTGTACCAGTTCATCAGCAGATCCAGGGACTGGACGTTGGCGCTCTGGCTGACGGTGGGCTGGCGGGCGTCGTCGAAGACGCCGCCGCCGAAGGCGTTCATCAGCGCCGCGTGGTAATAGAAATCCGAGTAGGCATAGGCCAGGCCGAAGCGTCCGGCGGCGGTGTCGGTGTGCTTCTTCGCCTCCGCCACCAGCTGCGCCGAGGTGGTCGGCGGGGTCTGCACCATCTTCTTGTTGTAGAACATGGTGACCACTTTGAAGTTCACCGGCAGGCCGTAGAGGGAGCCCTGGTAGGTCATGGCCTGGCGGGTGGCGGGGATGAAGCGCTTGCGGGTGGCGTCGTCGACGAAGAAATCGATGGGCTCGACGGTCTTGCCCGCCTCCACCCAGCCGCCGAGGCGGTCCTGGGCGAAGATGAAGACGTCCGGACCCTTGCCCCGGGGCACCGCGGCGCTGATCTTGTCGGCGTAGGCGTCATAGGGCACCGCCAGGGTCTTGGCGCTGATCTTCTTCGCCTTCATGGCCTGGTTGAAGTCGGCCACCACCTGCTCGAAGGCGTCTTTCTCCGCCCCTCGATAGGCGTGCCACACCACCAGCTCGGTCTGGGCTTGGGCCCAGGCCGGCAGAAGCAGGGCCGCCAGGGTGAGAATCAGCAGGCCGGTACGCGAGAATCTGTTGTGCATGGGGGTCTCCTCAGGGCTCGGTCTATCGCCGCTCATCGAATGGGGCTGGTCGATTGGGGGCTCGTCGAATAGGGGCTTTTCATGGCGTGGGCTCGGGGGCGAAACCGCACCTCATTCCGTGTTCAGGCGCAGCTCGGTCTCGGTATCGAAGAGATGCAGCGAGTCCAGCTCCGCCACCAGATCCAAGTGTTCTCCGGCTCCCGGCATGCGGTGGGGATCGAGCTTGGCGGCCATCATCAGATCCCCGACCTTGCAGTGGACGATGATCTCGTGGCCCAGGGGCTCGACGATCTCCACGTCCGCCGGGATGGTACCGGTGGCACCGCGGGTGGGAGCTCCCTCCCCCAGCAGATTCTCCGGCCGCACCCCCACCAAGAGCTCCTGGCCGTTGCGCTGGGTCGCGGCGGCGCGGTACTTCTCCGGCACCGGCAGGTTGAAGCCGGGCCCCTGGAGGGTCTTGCCGCCGTCCCCGAGGGTGGCGCTGAAGAAGTTCATCGGCGGCGTGCCGATGAATTGGGCCACGAAGACGTTGGAGGGCTGATCGTAGAGCTCCAGGGGCGTCCCAACCTGTTGCAGGTCGCCGTCCTTGAGCACCGCCACCCGATGCCCCATGGTCATCGCTTCCACCTGATCGTGGGTGACGTAGATGGTGGTGGTCTTGAGCCGCCGCTGGAGCTTGGTGATCTCGGCGCGCATCTGCACCCGCAGCTTGGCGTCGAGGTTGGAGAGGGGCTCGTCGAAGAGGAAGACCCGGGGCTTGCGGACGATGGCCCGGCCGACGGCGACGCGTTGGCGCTGGCCGCCGGAGAGCTGCCGCGGCTTGCGGTCCAGGAGCCCCGTCAGGCCGAGGATCTCCGCCGCCTCCTCCACCCGCTGACGGATTTCCTCGGCGGGCATCTTGCGAATCTTGAGACCGAACTGCAGATTCTCCCGCACCGACATGTGGGGATAGAGGGCGTAGCTCTGGAAGACCATGGCGATGTCCCGGTCCTTGGGCCGAACATCGTTGACCACCCGGTCGCCGATGGAGATGGTGCCGCCGGTGATCTCCTCCAGCCCCGCCACCATGCGCAGGGCGGTGGACTTGCCACAGCCCGACGGCCCCACCAACACCATGAATTCCTCATCGCGGATTTCCAGGTTCAGATCGGCGATGACCTGTACCGGGCCGTAGCTCTTCGAGACGTGTTCGAGGGTGACGCTGGCCACTGATCGCTACTCCTTGTGGGTCTCCGGCGGCGGCGCGGAGCCGGTATCCGAGGCGCCGGCCATGGAAGAAACAGTGTCCGTAGAACCAGTATCCGAGGTATCGGGAGCGAGCACCACACCCCCTAGGGCGGGGAGAGTGAGGGTCAGCTCCGGGCTTCCCGCTGCGTCGGTGGCCGCGGTGGGGGCCTGGCCAGAGAGGAGATCCCGCACCGGGGAACCCCCTGGCCAAGGCGAGGCGAATCGGATGTCCACGGGCTCCTCGGAACGATTCACCGCCACCACCACGGCGTCCGCCAGCTCGCCGTCTTCACCGGCGGCGCGGCGCAGGAAGACCAGGTGGTCGGTGCCGAAGTCGAGGCCCTCGTGGGTGCCCCGCCACAGTGCCGGATGCTGACGGCGAATCTCGATCAAGCGGCGGTAGAAGTCCCGCAGATCCTCGTCCCGGGGGTCGCCGGCGCCGGGCTCGATGGCTCGATCCCCCCAGGGCATGTCGCTGCGGTTGGCGGGCCAATCCCCACCCAGCCGAGCTACCTCTTCACCGTAGTAAATCGTCGGAATGCCCGCGGTGGTGAGCTGTAGCAGCGCCGCCAGCCGGAAGCGCTCCAGATCGCCCTCCAGCTGATAGAGGCTCATGGGCACATCGTGGCTGCCCAGGTAGTGGGCCAGGTGGTGGCCGTCCCGGACCTCGTGGCGCTTCTCCAGATAGCGGTTGTAGGCCACCGGCCGGCCGCGGCCCTGGAGGAAGCCCAGCGTGCTGCCCTGGAAGCCGAAGTCAAAGCCGGCGTCCATCTCGTCCCCCTCGAACCACGGATCGAGGGAGCGGGCGTCGCCGCCCCAGACCTCGCCGAGGAGGAAGAAGTCATCCCCCAGCCGTTCCCGTACCCGCCGGCGATGCTCCTGCCAAAAGTCGTGGCTGACGTGTTTGACGGTGTCGAGACGGAAGCCGTCCAGCCCCACCCGTTCCGCCAGGCCCAGATGGGCCTCCATCAGATAGTCCCGCACCTGGGGATCTTCGGTGCGGAAGTCCGGCAGTCCCGCCAGGCAGCCGGTGAGGTCGTCAGCGCCGCAGCCACCATATTGCTCCGACCGCAACCAGGTGCGTGTGCGCGGGTTCTTCAAGTATTGGGAGTCATAGCCGGCGTGGTTGTAGACCACGTCCAGGAGCACCGCCATCCCCCGCTGGTGGGCGTCTTCCACCAGGGCCTTCAGCTCTTCCTCGGTACCAAAGCGGGAATCCAGAGAGTAGAAGTCGTCGGCCCAATAGCCGTGATAGCCCCAGTCCGGAAAGCCGGCGCCGGTCACGAAGTGATCGATATTCTTCACCACCGGGGTGATCCACAGGGCGGTGACGCCGAGCTCCGCCAGCTCGTCCAGCTGCTGCCGCAGGCCGGCCAGGTCGCCGCCGTGGAAGGCACCCTGGGCCTCCCGATCTACGGCCCGATTGTTGCTCTCGTCACCATCGGCAAAGCGATCGAGGATGACGAAGTAGAGAATCGCCTCGGCCCATTGGGAGTGCGGCTCGACGGTTAGAGCCGCCGTCTGCGCCGGTGCTCCCGGAGCGGCCTCACCCGGAGCTGTCGCCGTAGCTGCGGCGGGGGGCTGGATGCCAGCGCCGGACGCACAAGCCGAGGCGAAGGCCATCGTGGCGAGCACCACGGCGGCGAGCCCCCAGGCTTCGGCCCCAGTTCTTCCGGACTTCGACTTCATCATTGTGGACAAAATCTCACGCAGTACATCCAAAAAGGCTTTTAGAGTTCCTTGACGATTTCCGAACTGACTTTAGTGCGTCGGATGATAACACCGGGTCACGGATTGTCAATCCTGTATCACATCTGTCAAGCTTAGCTCCTAGAGAGTCCGTTCCGCACATCGCAAAGTCAACTTCTACAGGGGCTAAGGGAGCCTCTGGGAGCGCTGCCGCAACTCCGGAATCGGCCCAATAGATCGCAAAAGTTATACACACATGGGCCAAAAACCTACACAGAGCTCCTCCCGCCGCCGGAAGGAAGGGCGGCGCGGACCGAAGGAGGAGAGTCCACGCTTCCCGATCCGCGTCGCGGCTCAGCGCACCGGTCTCAAGCCCAATCTGATCCGCGCCTGGGAGCGGCGCTACGACGCCATCCAGCCCCAACGCTCAGCGGGGGGCCAGCGCCTGTACAGCGAATCCGACATCGAGCGGTTGTTGCTCCTCAGCCGGTTGACCGATGGTGGCCACAGCATCGGGCAGATCGCCGGATTGAGCACCCGCCGGTTGGTGCGGCTGCTGCACCAACAACAGCCGCCGTCCGACGCCCGGGTGGAAGCCGAGCCGGAGGCCGCAGCCCCGAAGGACGACGATCCGCGAATCCGGCACTGCCTGGAAGCAGTCCAGCATCTGGACGGCCGGGAACTGCTCTACCGTCTGGAGGGGGCGCTGGTGGACCTGGGCGCCCGGGGCACCCTGGCCCAGGTGGTGGTGCCGCTGATGCGGCGCATCGGAGATCTGTGGAGCCGCAATCTACTGCGGCCCATGCACGAGCAGCTGGCCACCGGCACCGTG
Proteins encoded in this region:
- a CDS encoding glucodextranase DOMON-like domain-containing protein — encoded protein: MQKRWMSALVIALIACLIPAGSALADVTFSDPTGDDHGPGDYVYPTDAVYTRGSFDLTELKVETKGKRATFEVSVNGNVEDPWGMDTGFSIQMVFIFIDTDGKEGSGHTDSPPGLNVTFGPSDAWDKVIILSPQPFARVKQEVEAKAAGMAEDIIVPSRTSGGGRSISGQVKLAEIGEGDPATWGYQVVMQSNEGFPAEGDLLTRKVNEFEGQHRFGGGTDYDCDPHAIDVLGDADQLKYKCAADGTAEEMAVLKMMRQ
- a CDS encoding sugar ABC transporter permease, translated to MRRGKDEIPHWPLHCFLLLMVGVTVYPILWVFTVAFSGQQNLAFISLPPEPTLLDRLRAILPWPETVTVSNFVSLFADQPFARWMFNSIVVAGATTVVGVFLACTAGYAFSRFKFPGRRVGLMSFLVSQMFPGVLTLVPLYIIIVQWLGLGSSYIGLILVYSTTAIPFCVWMLKGYFDTIPRELEESALVDGASTTTIFVRIILPLAKPAVAVTALFSFMTAWNEFILALTFLDNEMMYTAPVGLRFFVGGYAEQQWGYFAAGSIVAAVPVVVLFMFLQKYLISGLTAGAVKG
- the ugpC gene encoding sn-glycerol-3-phosphate ABC transporter ATP-binding protein UgpC, which produces MASVTLEHVSKSYGPVQVIADLNLEIRDEEFMVLVGPSGCGKSTALRMVAGLEEITGGTISIGDRVVNDVRPKDRDIAMVFQSYALYPHMSVRENLQFGLKIRKMPAEEIRQRVEEAAEILGLTGLLDRKPRQLSGGQRQRVAVGRAIVRKPRVFLFDEPLSNLDAKLRVQMRAEITKLQRRLKTTTIYVTHDQVEAMTMGHRVAVLKDGDLQQVGTPLELYDQPSNVFVAQFIGTPPMNFFSATLGDGGKTLQGPGFNLPVPEKYRAAATQRNGQELLVGVRPENLLGEGAPTRGATGTIPADVEIVEPLGHEIIVHCKVGDLMMAAKLDPHRMPGAGEHLDLVAELDSLHLFDTETELRLNTE
- a CDS encoding sugar ABC transporter permease; its protein translation is MSRDKLSSDTGPGAATRRVRLLALGLLVGLAVGIGLIAWLGSAGRQATVRAAERQSSLIHLSALTDLVQRATAGGEESSDDGGDGGGGFFAGVEEEMAEESEEAEESGGGFFAGVDEESGTLEEEAEPAADVQALVARYVAASETVRTARVVDIDDRMLLAAAGEGAVEQDLPARLTREDPQHKIWYDLGRELRAAVQTNRDDQRLWKEEVSIERREDRGLALAAPLEDPQGEVSGVVLMVTDAEGPVLPSVAPTAVACVLLAVIVFMMVAFPLRRRGRLPQALAAVLAAVALAGFTIYMLGALGSDRQLAEGTVQESLAAAAQHFGASLPPSLVDADAVDPATWDIDRFRQARGIIQGGVIDTAAVDAAFSPVRKRFTSVFALLALLGFGLAAFVGLGGALRLGHTLMLHREAYLFVLPALLGMLVLVFFPFFYGITLSFTGQTLYNLDQPLYQIWIGFENYIDILTDFDLVSVVDGQRTWEYQNFYWTLIFTIIWTVTNVTIGVSVGLILALILNTKGLAFRPIYRVLLILPWAVPNYITALIWKGMFHQQFGVINQVVQMFGGEPVAWFDSPLTAYITVLTTNGWLSFPFMMVVSLGALQSIPSDLYEAARVDGASRWQQFRLVTLPSLKPALVPAIILSVVWTFNQFNIIYLVSEGQPGGATEILITEAYKIAFEQYQYGYAAAYATVIFMILLVYGVWQNRVTGATEGV
- a CDS encoding alpha-amylase family glycosyl hydrolase, which gives rise to MMKSKSGRTGAEAWGLAAVVLATMAFASACASGAGIQPPAAATATAPGEAAPGAPAQTAALTVEPHSQWAEAILYFVILDRFADGDESNNRAVDREAQGAFHGGDLAGLRQQLDELAELGVTALWITPVVKNIDHFVTGAGFPDWGYHGYWADDFYSLDSRFGTEEELKALVEDAHQRGMAVLLDVVYNHAGYDSQYLKNPRTRTWLRSEQYGGCGADDLTGCLAGLPDFRTEDPQVRDYLMEAHLGLAERVGLDGFRLDTVKHVSHDFWQEHRRRVRERLGDDFFLLGEVWGGDARSLDPWFEGDEMDAGFDFGFQGSTLGFLQGRGRPVAYNRYLEKRHEVRDGHHLAHYLGSHDVPMSLYQLEGDLERFRLAALLQLTTAGIPTIYYGEEVARLGGDWPANRSDMPWGDRAIEPGAGDPRDEDLRDFYRRLIEIRRQHPALWRGTHEGLDFGTDHLVFLRRAAGEDGELADAVVVAVNRSEEPVDIRFASPWPGGSPVRDLLSGQAPTAATDAAGSPELTLTLPALGGVVLAPDTSDTGSTDTVSSMAGASDTGSAPPPETHKE
- a CDS encoding extracellular solute-binding protein; this encodes MHNRFSRTGLLILTLAALLLPAWAQAQTELVVWHAYRGAEKDAFEQVVADFNQAMKAKKISAKTLAVPYDAYADKISAAVPRGKGPDVFIFAQDRLGGWVEAGKTVEPIDFFVDDATRKRFIPATRQAMTYQGSLYGLPVNFKVVTMFYNKKMVQTPPTTSAQLVAEAKKHTDTAAGRFGLAYAYSDFYYHAALMNAFGGGVFDDARQPTVSQSANVQSLDLLMNWYKQDGILPAEPSTALITNLFNEGKAAMVFSGPWFLGEINDDVDYGLAVLPKIDEAGGTPMKPWITVEGAYIAQPSKHKDEAYEFVQYFTGAEAAKVMALQGRQTPANVQVYGDPAVRKDPVLQAFRQQVDNAVPMPNYAEMTMMWSPVTTAMNKVVKQTASPKAALDTAQEEVQERIEKLRQ